Below is a genomic region from Brassica rapa cultivar Chiifu-401-42 chromosome A08, CAAS_Brap_v3.01, whole genome shotgun sequence.
GCAAGCGTGTTGACTGGTCAGAGTTTACCCATCAGCTCCAAGAAGGAAGAAGATTTCGAGATAGTTCCTGCACCAGCCACTGATTCATCAGACTCAGACTCATCctctgatgatgatgaacttCTTACAAAGGCGGAGATGTTGGCCTGTGCCAAGAAAATGCTAAACAAGAAGCAGAGGGAAGAGATGCTTGACGATACTTATAACAAACACATGTTTGCGGACGAAGGTTTACTACCCAAATGGTTTCTGGACGACGAGAAACACCACAGGCAACCGATGAAACCCATCACGAAAGAAGTAGCTAACGCAATGAAGGCTCAGTTCAGAGAAATCAATGCTCGTCCGGCCAAGAAAGTGGCTGAGGCCAAGGCACGGAAGAAGCGAGCGGCGGCCAAAAGATTTGAGAAGGTGAGGAAGAAGGCAAATGCAATATCCGACACAGCTGATATATCGAACCGTTCGAAGGACAAAGATGATAGACAAGCTATACAAGAATGCGGCGGAGCCGAGGAAGGCTAAGAAAGAAATGGTTGTGTCGAAGAAAGGAGTTGGTGTTAAGGTTGGGAAAGGTCAGAAGAGAGTGGATAGGAGGATGAAGAGTGATGCTAGGCAACGTGGAGGAGGCAAGCCTGGCAGGAAGGGGATGAAGAGTGCCACTGGTTAATCAGGCCAGAAAGGTAAAAAAAACGAGAGGTAAGAGACCCATGGGCGGCGGGTAAGTCCTCAATGGTCGGACTGAGGCGAGAactaagttttgttttgttgtatGTTAGTCTGATTTATATTTATGCAATTCTTGACTACTGGTTTTGTTCTTCAACTAATACCTATCTTGTTTTATTAAGAGGTGGTAGTGGAAGTGCTTTCAATAATATTTAACATGGTTCTAAAATTCGGTGCAGACCTCTTCTAGGTGGCAAATCGATATTAGCTGAAACAATTTTTATAAGATCCAAATTCTATGATTCAATTTGGTTCAAACCATTTTAAATTGGGttaaatcaatataaaattattaaattaagcaataatgttagtacaaatacataaatttgtctaatttcttttatttcgtatatataattttgataattcatcgtatataattttataattaaaactaaaactataatatcttatataaacAAATCGATAATTTTAGGCTCCCGAGTTATCAACTTAACTATTTCTTGAGCACTGATATGTACCATTGTTACGTGTGTTGTGTTCAAATCGACGTCAATCTTTGTCTAGCATTGCAAAGTGAGTTGTTTACAATACATATACCATTTGAATCACATATCTCAATAGCaactaaattttatcaaaaattctTAAAGCGGTATGAATATGTAGATTTGCCCGTAACAACGTGGTGAATGGTAACTTAACAAAATCACACTTTCTGCTGAAAAGTAATAAACATGGCGTTCCAATAAAGGTACAAAAGGAATGGATACAGATGAGGAGAAGAATAGTACGTGTAACTTCTCGACCAATGGGATATACAGTTTTACCCAAATGCAGTAGGGTGGATGGGTACAGAGTCACGGCTTTGTTTTCTCTGATGATTGGGGACTCCGTGATTTGCATCTTCATCTTTGCTCTCCATCTCTGTACTTGTGGAGGGTTTGGCAGTGTTGAGTAACCCTTTGAACCAACTACCTTGCAATCTCAAGTTCCCATTCTCTGAACTGCTGAGGGTTCCAGGCGGCCGTTGCGGAGAGCCGTTGGTTACATTCGACGTAATATTTGAAAGGAAGCGATAAGCCACTTTACTAGCTGATACTAGTTCAGTTTTGGCTTGCTTTACCTGCAACATCCCAGTTCACAAGAGTTTAGCACCAAGAAGGCTGCATTCAAGCAAATCAAAATGAAAGAAAGAACCAACCCGCATCGCTGTGTTTCCTGCAACTTCCAAGGCTGTATCACCCGCATGAGCAAAGCGATTCACCCAACCTGTTAAGAGAACAATCACATAAAGCCTTGAATACCAACACATAACCACATTGATTCCCAAATAATGATTTTTACCTGGGAGTTTAGGCACACCAAGCCTGTCACAGAGAACATCACAGAAGTGATTGCAGTTTTTAGACAACAAATCATACGTGTGTCCAGGCCATTCCCTGCTGAGCTCACGCAGTATCTGATTAACCATGAAGATAGTGCAATCCGTCTTCCCGAGAACAATCTTCTCACGGTAAGTGTACATAGGATTCTTGGTACTAGGACAGCTGAACACACCAGTCCCTTGTTCACAGTACCCAAAAGACCATTCATCATCACCATACACCTGTGCGCAAATTCATAAGAGAATCAATGAGTCAATAACAAGACTAGTCAAATGTTTATACACACAAGTCACAGAACCATTAGCACTAACTTGGGAACCAAAAGTCAAAAACCAATCATTAGCTGCACAGACCTAATCTCTAATGCGAAAGGTGAGCCCTTTGATCCTAAGGAAAGTTTCCAAATTTACGTCTAAGATCAAGTAAACTAAACAAAGGGCTTAAGTCTCTCAGATCTTAGACCTGAATGGCGCTGTGGAAGATGCCGCCGAGACCGATGCCGTCTTTGAAGAAGCGGTTGATCTGGAGAATGGTGTTGTTAGTCTTCTCAGATCCACTGTTGGTCACATCGTATATGTGCACAACTACCTCCGTCATTACTTCCTTTCACCTCCCAAACCCTAATTCCCAGCTCCCAGATTCTCTCTTCCCTGCCAAATCagcttatctctctctctctctatctctctctctctctctctctatctctctctctctctctctctgaaagCACTCTCAAAAAGCaagatttggtttggtttattttcTCGCGATTTCTCGATTCCGGACGAAGGTGAAGAATGgtgcggtggtggtggtggggacTGGGGATCTTGGGAAATGACTCTTTTACCCTCGCGTTTCCTGTGTATTTACTTCTTTACATGCAAGCGACGTGGTTTACGCTAACTCAATCGGTTAATCTTAAACCGTCCGAATCGGAATAATCTGGGCCGTCTAAATCCACTACGAATCTAACAGCTGGTTGACCCAGTTTCAGAGTCCCAGTTGAAAACTTACATTTCAGTCAGAGATCATTCGACACGTCGCATAATTTAATAGGATAAATAGCAAACGGTCTATGGTTTTGTTCTTTGTAATAGCTGTCCTCTATCATTAGGGTGATCTGGTTTTCTTGAAGTTTTGGTCCTGCGTTTAGTAATTAGGGTTACAATAATCATTAGTGTGATCTGGTTTTCTTCGAGCTGTTGTAGACTGTTGAAATCTATATCTTTTAACCCTAGTTCAAAAATGCTGCCGTTTATACGTTGTTCGAAGGTTGATCGCGACGAATATGTCCAAATCGGTATAGCTACGCGTTGATCCGCCTAATTTCCGTGTTGACCGTCTAATTTCTGTGTTGATCGTCTATCTGTATGTGTAAAGTTAAAACACGGTTACttattttttacttattattgacagattttgtgtaattatacattactaaataattacaattagctatcaaacccaaaacaaacaaacaactaaaaatttaaaaatttaaaaatattttatgtaataaaatttataaatagtttcaaaatattaagtattttagtttattaacaCTGTAAATTGttatgatttatatattatacatattttatggTTTTATTATGCATATGCACATTAACACTTCGTTACTCTTAACACCCAAGAATAGTCGAGACAACGTATACTGTTAGTATACTTTAAACCTAAAGTGTAATATTAATATgtattcaaattatatgttaaattttataaaaataaagattttttcCCCCGTACGTAGTACTACATATTTCAGATGTTTGGCTCGATTGACATGCAAGAGATTCTTTTTCGCTCTTTCTTTGACATGCTTTAAATAAAAGTCTTAAGTCAATGAGAAATGTCATCATCTTCCCTCTGGTATTCTGGTTGATGTCAAGggtttaaaaatgttaaataaatgCAAATAATGACGACGAAGACCAAAAAGGAAAGCTGGAGCAGTTTCCGTAGAAACGCATGAGGATACCTTCTCTGACTCTTCTTCCTATATTATTGATCACGTAAAGACATGACCTATTTTGGAAACCACAACCTTTCAATTCTGATTCCAGCTTAGATGGATTTTTATTGGCTACCAGGTTCGAGCGTTGTCTTCATCTTTGGAAGTTTCTTTTCGAGACCACTTGCTAAAATACTTTTTCCTAAAATCTGATTTACTTGCTAAATACTATCACTCGGGttcaaatcttttaaaaatgattGACTGGGGTATTCAGGCCTATGTCATGGACAGTAATAACGACTAATCTGATCACAGATTTTCTAATGATGTCTAAAACATAActcaatttatttaattaaccaAATAGCAGCAACTCGGCAGAAGGATACCTTGTCTGACTCTTCTTCCTATATTATTGACCACATAAAGACATGGCCTACTTTTGGAAACACAATTTGATTCCAGATTAAATGGATATATATTTGGAAGATTCCTTTTCGAGACCACTTACTAAATATTATCACTAgggttcaaaatttttttaaaaaaaatattgaataattataaactttcatgtagcaaaaaaaagtttattatttatttaaattataaactttcATGCAACGACTTTTCTATGCCAAACTTTTACTAGTGAATGTGCCTATGTCGTTAAAAGAAAAGCACTAAAGAAGAACATGACGCATTCACTTCATGTCTCTGTTTGAAGTTCATTTCTTTTTAAAGTTCATTTACTAACACAGATTAACATATTTACTACAAACAAATAGACAGAACCAATGCATTAGATTTCATGTTCAGTTTTAAAACAAAGGCGGCTGTCCATAGCATTTCGTCTTTGACTAGTATACAAAACTGAAGGGGACAGAGAAGCGCGTGATTAAGCGCTGGCCTTTGTTATATAAACTACGTTTACTTCTTCAGCCACAATTGACTCAGAGAGAGGCTTAGGGAAGTGAGAGAGAGCTTTGATTTAACATTTGAGGAGATGGACCCGAGGACACCGTTTCTTGCGAACGGCGGCGAGGCAGAGGAGGATTACGCGCCGGCTAGGACTTGGAGCGATGTGAAGCGAGTTTTGTCTACCGAGTCGGGGAAGTTGTGGATGTTTGCTAGTATGGTTGCTTTCGACGCCATCTGCCAGTTCGGTGTTAGCTTCATGACCATTGTCTTCGTCGGACACATCGGCGAGATCGAGCTCTCCGCCGTCTCCATCTCCCTCTCCGTCATTGGGATCTTCTCCTTCGGCTTCCTGGTACTCAGTCTCTCCACTTTCTCCTTATAGCTACATGTTTTTTCCGTCTTTCAAACCTCTCATATGGAATCAAGAATCAAAAATCTCAAAATGagtattttaactttttaaagttaatattttaatttagctCATTGTCtaatttatatcttaatttttaataattaaatgaatcaaatataaagtgaatggcAGCATAAGTTTCTCAATTTAAATTCTatactaattaatattaatattttaatatattcaaatatttgGTTTAATTCAAATATCTTTAGAAAACTTAAAACCACTTAAACCCAAACATGTGTAAATGAGATACTCTTGTCctctatttcatttttatttcaaagTTGAAAATTTCATTGGGTATTTACCAATAGAAATGCTATCAGATTATATCTCATGATATCTCAAatggaaattatatttaattctCTATCTAACTTTGTAAGAAATTCTCAATGGAGTTGTTCCTAGTGTGATACTAGTAGAAACAAGCTAACTATATTTGGTTTTGAAACATGTAGCTTGGCATGAGTAGTGCACTTGAAACGCTCTGTAGCCAAGCATTTGGAGCTGGTGAAGTCAATAAGTTAGGCATTTACATGCAGAGAGCCTGGATTATCTCATTAGTTTCCTGCCTAGTCTTCCTCCCTATATACATCTTTGCCACACCGGTTCTGAGACTTCTTGGTGAATCAGAGGAAGTTGCGGTTTCAGCTGGAGAATTCACTCTTCTAACTATCCCTCAGCTCTTCTCACTGGCCTTCACTTTCCCTACCACTAAGTTCCTTATAGCGCAGGGAAAAGTAGTCGTCATGACTTCTATTGGGTTTAGTGCCCTTTTACTACACGTCTTTATGCTATGGCTGTTTATAATAGTCTTTGGTTGGGGAACAAATGGTGCCGCCTTGGCGTTTAATATCACCAACTGGGGAACAGCAATCTCTCTAATCGTCTATGTTGTTGGTTGGTGTAACGAAGGCTGGTCTGGTTTATCTTGGTTGGCTTTTAGAGATATTGGGGCTTTCGTTAGACTATCCATTGAATCCGCTGTTATGATTTGTCTTGAATTATGGTATATGATGAGTATCATCGTCCTTTCTGGTCGCCTTGACAACGATGT
It encodes:
- the LOC103834858 gene encoding deSI-like protein At4g17486, producing the protein MTEVVVHIYDVTNSGSEKTNNTILQINRFFKDGIGLGGIFHSAIQVYGDDEWSFGYCEQGTGVFSCPSTKNPMYTYREKIVLGKTDCTIFMVNQILRELSREWPGHTYDLLSKNCNHFCDVLCDRLGVPKLPGWVNRFAHAGDTALEVAGNTAMRVKQAKTELVSASKVAYRFLSNITSNVTNGSPQRPPGTLSSSENGNLRLQGSWFKGLLNTAKPSTSTEMESKDEDANHGVPNHQRKQSRDSVPIHPTAFG
- the LOC103834860 gene encoding protein DETOXIFICATION 35 isoform X2, with protein sequence MDPRTPFLANGGEAEEDYAPARTWSDVKRVLSTESGKLWMFASMVAFDAICQFGVSFMTIVFVGHIGEIELSAVSISLSVIGIFSFGFLLGMSSALETLCSQAFGAGEVNKLGIYMQRAWIISLVSCLVFLPIYIFATPVLRLLGESEEVAVSAGEFTLLTIPQLFSLAFTFPTTKFLIAQGKVVVMTSIGFSALLLHVFMLWLFIIVFGWGTNGAALAFNITNWGTAISLIVYVVGWCNEGWSGLSWLAFRDIGAFVRLSIESAVMICLELWYMMSIIVLSGRLDNDVIAVDSLSICLNVNNVELMLFVGVNIAISMIVGTELGKGRPRAAKYSVYVALFESLIIGLVFMVAVIIARDHFAIMFTNSQVLQRAVSKLAYLLGITMVLNGVQQVLTGVAIGGGWQRTVAYINVACYFIFGIPFGYFLGYGANLGVMGLWSGMIAGSALQTLCLMFLVYKIDWNREVEETTERLQRWGGNGTTTKDVIASGWPSGLRRQTQVLVFERGRGFKSHF
- the LOC103834860 gene encoding protein DETOXIFICATION 35 isoform X1, which encodes MDPRTPFLANGGEAEEDYAPARTWSDVKRVLSTESGKLWMFASMVAFDAICQFGVSFMTIVFVGHIGEIELSAVSISLSVIGIFSFGFLLGMSSALETLCSQAFGAGEVNKLGIYMQRAWIISLVSCLVFLPIYIFATPVLRLLGESEEVAVSAGEFTLLTIPQLFSLAFTFPTTKFLIAQGKVVVMTSIGFSALLLHVFMLWLFIIVFGWGTNGAALAFNITNWGTAISLIVYVVGWCNEGWSGLSWLAFRDIGAFVRLSIESAVMICLELWYMMSIIVLSGRLDNDVIAVDSLSICLNVNNVELMLFVGVNIAISMIVGTELGKGRPRAAKYSVYVALFESLIIGLVFMVAVIIARDHFAIMFTNSQVLQRAVSKLAYLLGITMVLNGVQQVLTGVAIGGGWQRTVAYINVACYFIFGIPFGYFLGYGANLGVMGLWSGMIAGSALQTLCLMFLVYKIDWNREVEETTERLQRWGGNGTTTKDVIA